A genome region from Fusarium musae strain F31 chromosome 5, whole genome shotgun sequence includes the following:
- a CDS encoding hypothetical protein (EggNog:ENOG41) produces MSTGTHEELHAELATASVEEFFDQNTSVQVVILQWVDICGISRTRLLPASRFRNLVKSSGHLECAPLDTLVPTTAEFIPQLFTFFNGKGMIHPDVSSIRTMKHDASGIGNAARCVGTVDFQNTDARLLLKRIVERAEDSHGLTFLVGIELEFCLLVPGTLEAAQPAKPGVAGTFGTLRSRVWPILNEIIVAFSEAGVEVEQVIKEYGTSAYEVALPPLPPIEAVDTYYYAKELIQNVAHKYGILATFYPTPYDGEQGQKSGQHIHISATPTEENKDWNPDDAMAGILSHIPALMALGMCQVDSYVRVNIGRMCTGGLVGWGDNNRDMPVRRVAKNHWEIRVNDATSNSYAMVAGIIGAALDSKPLTIGNAAGFTLMYSDEEREKMGLTKLQPTSLEAALDELEDDRAWANSVLGEEYIDWFLPLKRAEMKTVSKMETRERRIHMLSFF; encoded by the exons ATGTCAACCGGTACGCATGAAGAGCTGCACGCAGAGCTTGCTACAGCATCAGTCGAGGAGTTCTTCGATCAAAACACCTCAGTTCAAGTCGTTATATTGCAATGGGTCGATATTTGTGGCATTTCAAGAACCAGATTACTCCCTGCTTCACGATTCAGGAACCTCGTCAAATCTAGCGGTCATCTTGAATGTGCACCTTTGGATACACTCGTACCTACAACCGCTGAATTCATCCCTCAATTATTCACCTTTTTCAACGGGAAGGGAATGATACACCCCGATGTTTCCTCGATCCGAACTATGAAGCATGATGCATCTGGAATCGGCAACGCAGCTCGATGCGTTGGTACTGTGGACTTTCAGAATACCGATGCCCGACTTCTCTTGAAACGCATCGTAGAAAGGGCTGAAGACTCTCACGGTTTGACGTTCCTTGTTGGCATTGAATTGGAATTCTGTCTTCTCGTTCCAGGAACTCTAGAAGCTGCTCAGCCTGCAAAGCCGGGAGTGGCTGGTACTTTCGGTACCCTGCGATCTAGAGTCTGGCCCATACTAAACGAAATAATTGTTGCTTTTAGCGAAGCAggggttgaagttgagcaGGTGATCAAAGAGTACGGTACATCGGCCTATGAAGTTGccctccctcctcttcctcccattGAAGCCGTGGACACTTATTACTACGCCAAAGAGCTGATCCAGAATGTGGCACACAAGTATGGGATTCTTGCCACTTTCTATCCGACTCCATATGACGGAGAACAGGGCCAGAAGAGCGGACAGCACATTCACATCTCGGCAACCCCGACGGAAGAAAATAAAGACTGGAACCCGGATGACGCCATGGCAGGCATTTTGAGTCATATCCCTGCACTCATGGCATTGGGAATGTGCCAGGTTGATTCCTATGTGAGAGTCAATATCGGGAGAATGTGCACTGGCGGTCTTGTGGGCTGGGGTGATAACAATCGTGACATGCCTGTTAGAAGAGTGGCCAAGAACCACTGGGAGATCCGTGTCAATGACGCTACATCCAACTCATATGCCATGGTCGCGGGAATCATTGGTGCTGCGCTCGACTCCAAGCCGCTTACAATTGGAAATGCGGCTG GATTTACATTGATGTATTCcgatgaagaaagagagaagatggGATTAACCAAGCTTCAACCGACTTCTCTTGAGGCTGCACTGGATGAGCTGGAAGATGACAGAGCCTGGGCGAATAGTGTTCTTGGTGAAGAGTATATCGACTGGTTCCTTCCCCTGAAGCGGGCAGAGATGAAAACCGTTTCGAAGATGGAGACCAGGGAGCGAAGAATTCATATGCTTAGCTTCTTCTAA
- a CDS encoding hypothetical protein (EggNog:ENOG41) gives MSTPSLRNAQQVRDFVETKHDKPYDAIDPKKTKLSDGFVVCIIGAGGAAGSGLARSFAQASASGMVLAARSQSTLETTATEVSDIDASIKVASVVCDITSNESVANIASTIKSQFNGRLDAVFVNCGFSGPLSKATVLEEDFEDVQKAFSTHCLGTWLAAHHLFPFLLESKGSFIVISSISAQSLIGFGTTSHYCTSKLAQARMVEMLHAQYADKGIFVANVHPGGMQSEFSRAASKDIQHRELSPILI, from the coding sequence ATGTCTACTCCTAGCCTGAGAAATGCCCAGCAAGTTAGAGACTTTGTGGAGACGAAACACGACAAGCCATATGACGCCATCGACCCAAAGAAGACAAAATTATCAGATGGCTTTGTTGTATGCATAATCGGCGCTGGAGGAGCTGCGGGTTCCGGGCTGGCAAGGTCTTTCGCTCAAGCCAGCGCCTCAGGCATGGTCCTCGCTGCGCGATCGCAAAGTACGTTGGAGACAACGGCCACGGAGGTAAGTGATATTGATGCGTCGATCAAGGTTGCCTCTGTGGTGTGCGACATCACTTCCAATGAGAGCGTAGCCAATATTGCTTCAACTATCAAGAGCCAATTCAACGGGAGACTAGACGCCGTATTCGTCAACTGTGGGTTCTCGGGTCCCCTTTCAAAGGCTACAGTTCTTGAAGAGGACTTTGAGGACGTGCAAAAAGCCTTTTCCACCCACTGTTTAGGCACATGGCTTGCCGCACACCACCTTTTCCCCTTCCTTCTTGAGAGCAAAGGTAGTTTTATCGTCATCAGTTCCATCTCAGCTCAAAGTCTCATCGGATTCGGCACAACATCTCACTATTGTACCAGCAAGCTTGCCCAAGCTCGTATGGTTGAGATGCTACATGCCCAGTACGCCGACAAGGGCATTTTCGTCGCCAATGTGCACCCAGGTGGAATGCAGAGCGAGTTCTCAAGGGCAGCATCGAAGGACATTCAGCACCGTGAGCTATCCCCAATATTGATTTAA
- a CDS encoding hypothetical protein (EggNog:ENOG41) — translation MEQSLCDTCAKINIEELVSKQGFALHKNLLELYKSKLLATQQARAFYGQHNHPKHGLTIVVSDVDSGAPGEREQSIPWLTMRTLHGDPAQRSGAKTARLIPESTSSLTSTVHALEWLKECLLSKDCFEGCTHIIDNDLQECLAKMHGNNERSESPFLSEGPDLSLQEKEMRRLQLCEDIQFLYQQRSLTRGDTLVEEERAARLVEIINTDRGTKLKIVPGSLGYSSYAALSYKWGGLDAIWQTTTKNLGMRLAEFDIVELPKTLSDTVHVVRNLGLKCVWIDSLCIIQDDKEDWAREAVKMAFIYQNALVTISADSSQDAKAGLHSEKSSSIFNDRDILKICSKLSTDEKSSIFLFPDQETRIDRPATNLRDMGDLLSHCALRDRGWTMQERILSSRIIHYAEDQLYWECYHGIHESEDKLLWMGRNMNIAKIAHRINSAENEETKKKELKQMLRYWYVHLIGGDYSHRSLTYIDDKLLAISGVAKALDNIHPYGYMAGHWCEDDDELVKSLCWKRGGPGKKASKYRAPSWSWASQDSAIDYGHFSIVGALGEKIVAEPVAMEGQSPDGTPFGRYDNGYLQMKAKVGHGKLFPNCGHDFSNHQQTGASGGYTVDPLKERCAFLLLDGGEMSDLVWLDVDQATQEPITEPIDVQVVMLSEMECEGEEGSRPGACLICTLDEKYYLTRIGFTESLKYYKEGQGEEPPPVSGPHLCDKKVITLTII, via the exons ATGGAACAGTCTTTATGCGATACCTGTGCCAAGATAAATATTGAAGAACTTGTCTCCAAACAGGGCTTCGCACTACACAAGAACCTACTCGAGCTCTACAAGTCT AAGCTTCTCGCTACTCAGCAGGCTCGAGCCTTTTATGGACAACATAACCACCCGAAACACGGCTTGACTATAGTGGTTTCGGACGTCGACTCGGGAGCTCCTGGCGAGCGCGAACAAAGCATTCCCTGGCTTACAATGAGGACACTTCATGGGGATCCTGCTCAGCGATCAGGTGCCAAGACCGCTCGACTGATACCAGAAAGCACTTCCAGTTTGACTTCAACTGTACATGCTTTGGAGTGGCTAAAGGAATGCCTTCTAAGCAAAGATTGCTTTGAAGGTTGTACACACATCATTGACAACGATCTTCAGGAGTGCCTGGCAAAGATGCATGGCAACAACGAACGGTCGGAATCACCTTTTCTGTCAGAAGGACCTGATTTGTCGCTGCAGGAAAAAGAGATGAGAAGGCTGCAATTATGCGAGGACATCCAGTTCTTATACCAGCAAAGGAGCCTCACACGAGGTGACACActtgtcgaagaagagcGCGCCGCGAGACTTGTTGAGATCATCAATACGGACCGTGGaaccaagctcaagataGTCCCGGGCTCACTTGGATATTCATCTTATGCCGCTTTGAGCTACAAATGGGGTGGCTTGGATGCTATCTGGcaaaccaccaccaagaacctTGGCATGCGCCTGGCAGAGTTCGATATTGTTGAGCTTCCCAAGACGCTGTCCGACACCGTTCATGTAGTCAGAAATCTTGGCCTAAAATGTGTTTGGATCGACAGTCTCTGCATTATTCAAGATGACAAAGAAGATTGGGCAAGGGAAGCCGTCAAAATGGCTTTCATCTACCAAAACGCCCTTGTGACTATCTCTGCTGACTCCAGCCAAGACGCCAAAGCAGGTTTACACAGCGAGAAGTCTTCTTCCATTTTCAATGACAGGgacatcttgaagatctgCAGCAAGCTCTCAACTGACGAAAAAAGCTCAATCTTTCTGTTCCCAGATCAAGAGACAAGGATCGATCGCCCGGCTACCAATCTGCGAGATATGGGTGATCTTCTAAGCCACTGCGCACTCCGTGACCGAGGATGGACCATGCAAGAGCGAATCTTATCCTCCCGTATCATCCACTACGCCGAAGACCAACTCTATTGGGAGTGTTACCACGGGATCCACGAAAGCGAGGACAAACTTCTTTGGATGGGCCGTAACATGAACATCGCAAAGATAGCACATCGAATTAACTCTGCGGAGAATGAGGaaacaaagaagaaagaactCAAACAGATGCTGCGCTACTGGTATGTTCACCTTATTGGGGGAGACTACTCGCATCGCTCTTTAACATACATCGACGACAAGCTACTCGCCATTAGTGGTGTAGCCAAAGCCCTCGACAACATTCACCCGTATGGCTACATGGCCGGCCATTGGtgcgaagacgacgatgagctcGTCAAGAGTCTCTGCTGGAAGCGTGGCGGACCAGGAAAGAAGGCGTCCAAGTATCGCGCGCCATCTTGGTCATGGGCCAGTCAAGACTCAGCAATTGACTATGGTCATTTCAGCATAGTAGGGGCTCTGGGTGAGAAAATCGTGGCAGAGCCTGTGGCAATGGAGGGCCAAAGCCCAGATGGCACTCCATTCGGTCGATACGATAACGGGTATCTTCAGATGAAAGCCAAGGTCGGCCACGGGAAATTATTCCCAAACTGCGGGCATGATTTCAGTAACCATCAGCAGACTGGTGCTTCCGGTGGCTACACTGTTGATCCTCTGAAAGAGAGATGCgcgtttctcctcctcgatggcGGAGAAATGTCTGATCTAGTTTGGCTAGACGTGGACCAGGCGACTCAAGAGCCTATTACAGAGCCCATTGATGTTCAAGTCGTCATGCTTTCGGAGATGGaatgtgaaggagaagaagggtcgCGCCCTGGAGCTTGCTTGATCTGTACTTTGGACGAGAAGTACTACTTGACGAGAATTGGGTTCACAGAATCTCTCAAGTACTAcaaagaaggacaaggtGAAGAACCTCCTCCTGTTTCAGGGCCGCATCTTTGTGACAAGAAAGtcattactttaactataatctAG
- a CDS encoding hypothetical protein (EggNog:ENOG41), whose protein sequence is MSDSAHHAHRLFVPKIQIIENNPLSHLLPYGSLILAISIICIVLLTNCLERWILPAVYKDICQTFERTKDERRRRSFVYFHVGSIILFCILCSGCYPIMYFLIGDASFSTPFTKGSAVTIGDSLLVLSEVYSSYYIFEICFRTKFASPLSIAHHTGLLVITQTALSLFADHDKHHEATLEFYMCMVWGTFDVIVELPIFLMMIIWRIKRHNTLLLSRMAYTCCVWQVTGAITEVAVTIYLLNRSWHRWGLEWRIITPLVFSLWITTQLYGASRLYQMGRGERQKLKAKDEWALTQEESV, encoded by the exons ATGTCTGATTCAGCTCATCATGCCCATCGGTTATTTGTACCCAAGATCCAGATCATCGAAAACAACCCTCTTTCACATCTTCTACCATACGGCTCCTTAATACTTGCTATCAGCATCATCTGCATTGTTCTCCTTACCAACTGCCTCGAGCGATGGATCCTACCAGCTGTTTACAAAGACATCTGCCAAACATTCGAACGAACCAAGGATGAGAGGCGACGGCGGTCTTTTGTCTACTTCCACGTCGGTAGCATCATTCTTTTCTGCATTCTTTGCAGTGGATGCTATCCAATCATGTACTTCCTCATCGGCGACGCCAGCTTCTCTACACCGTTTACCAAAGGCAGCGCTGTCACGATCGGAGACAGCCTGCTTGTTCTATCCGAAGTCTACAGTTCATATTACATCTTCGAAATATGCTTTCGTACCAAGTTCGCGAGCCCTCTCAGCATTGCGCACCATACTGGACTGCTTGTCATCACACAGACAGCATTGAGTCTTTTTGCCGACCACGACAAGCATCACGAAGCTACACTGGAGTTCTACATGTGCATGGTCTGGG GTACATTCGATGTCATCGTCGAGCTCCCTATCTTCCTTATGATGATAATCTGGCGAATCAAGCGACACAACACTCTGCTGTTGTCCCGTATGGCCTATACATGCTGTGTCTGGCAGGTTACAGGAGCTATAACCGAGGTCGCCGTTACGATATATCTTCTCAACCGGTCGTGGCATCGCTGGGGTCTCGAGTGGCGTATCATTACCCCCTTGGTGTTCTCCCTGTGGATCACGACCCAACTCTACGGAGCGTCTCGACTGTATCAGATGGGACGTGGTGAACGACAAAAGCTGAAGGCCAAGGACGAGTGGGCTTTGACGCAAGAGGAAAGCGTATAA